The Oryza sativa Japonica Group chromosome 11, ASM3414082v1 DNA window GTTCAAGGCAAAGAATGTATTCTTGTCTATGAATACATTCCAAATGGAAGTTTGGCTTCTACCATTAGCGGCAAGTTTTCTATTTTGACTAAGACCAAtgcctccatttttttttctctaaatgaTATCTGGTATTTTTGTAGATGAAACAAAAAGGATATTGCTAAATTGGTCTAAGCGCCTTAAAATAATTGAAGGAATCTCAGATGGTCTTCTTTACCTACACAACCATTCTCCCAAGTGCATTGTCCATAGGGACATAAAAGCAAGTAATATCCTCTTAGATTATGAAATGAATGCTAAGATTTCTGATTTTGGTCTGGCCATAAAATTAGCTCCGAAAGCAACTACAGAGGTGCTTGTTCGTGGCACATGGTAGATACTCTCCCAGTCTCCCTATACTGTAAACTAGTTAGAGATGCAACTCTCATCTTTCCCTTGATAAGTGTAGCTACAGGTGCACTGCTGTGACGATCTACTGTCATCTTTCAGGGGTTATGCCGATCCTGAATATGTTGCTACTGGAGTAATCTCGGAGAAAACCGACGTTTATAGCTTTGGCATTGTACTGCTTGAGATAATAAGTGGAAAGTTGTGTGTATCTGGATATAATGTGAAGAGCAGATCTCGACGAACAATATTTCCTGAATTTGTAAGTATTCCATAACTGCACCTCTATTTTTATCAATGTTCTAAGGGTGAATGGTGGTATCTTCTTATTAGAAAATGTGAAAATGGTACTACTCTCTGGTAGTGTGGTTGATAAATTCCAACCTGAGAGCGCCAACTGTGAATAGGGAAACGTGGCGCGGTGGGATGAGAGGGCGAGGCGAGAGGGGCGACCTGGCTGGCGACGGGCCGACCACCGCGGCTGTCACCTCCGGCGGCCGCTCCAGTGCCCTCACCATTGACttgccgcctctcctcccttctccgGCAGGTATCTCCAAGCTGCGCCTCCCTTCTCCAGCCCGGGCTCTTAACCTCTCTCAAGTTCGACCAGGTGAAGCTTTCCAAAACCTCATCCTTCATCTCTTCCACTGCCCTGTTACCCCTATCGCCACTACCCTTGGCCCGTCAAAAATCATCCCAACTCCTATTTGGCTTTGCGCTGCTCCCTCTAAGCCGCTCAACTCGCTCTATGTCAAAAATGCTCTTAATTTCTGGTTCAGTTCTTCGTTTTCGTCTTTCTCTGTTTCTTCTTTGGGTTTTGGTTTGTTTCTTTCTCATGTTGCGAACAAAGATGTGGCTACCTCGTTGTTTCTTGCGGGTTCGTCTGTTCTTAAGTCTGCTGGTTTGTCCATCCATTTGACCAAAGATTCAGCTGCAAAGGATATTCAAGAAAATGTTACCCGGTTCTTGGTTCAGTTTGAAGGCAGTTCGTCCGTTCCCTCTCTGGTGGGTGAAAAAGTTGTTCCCGCGCTTCAAACAGTTAAGCCAGCCTTTACTGCAACGTCACGTCATATTGGATGCTCCCAACAATCCAGCAAGACCTCTACCCCCTCTGTGCCGACAGGCCCTGCATTGAAGTCTGTTTACTGCCCTGTAACAAACTCCTTCAGAGACGCTCTCCTCTCACAGCCAAAACCTAAACCCCCCGCTCGCTCAGCCACTTCTCGCCTTCCTAGCAGGGGCAGAAAAAACCTCACCATGCTCAACCGATGCTTTCGCTGCCTTGGTTCTGATCATCAGGTCAAAGATTGCCGGGATCCCTTGATTTGCGCATCCTGCCGTCGAGCAGGTCACAGGCAAGATTCTTGCCGGTCATCTATGGCTTCCAACATCTCCCCTCGCCGCTCAtcttcctccttccacccaTCCACAGCAAACTCCACCTCCCGCTTCACTACCCGCTGGGTCAGGCGTGCTCTAAACACTCCAGCCCCACCTCCGCCTCGCTTACCTACTGCCCCATACCCTCGATCCAACCACAGCTCCCCCCCTCCAGATAACCTAGCCATTGTTCCTTATGTTCCTCCTCTGACTCATGTGGATGCGCAGCTGGAAGATGTGATTGCCATGTTGGAGAGCAGTCTTTGTTCCTCTCCGGTCAGATCTGTTACTGCTGGACCTCTGGTCCCCATGGAGGTTAGTGAGAATGCGGTCACTTCTTCTGTTGCTTCTCCTTTACCGGACGTAAGAAATGCCCTAGTCTGTGTGCAAGATAGTTCAATCTCAGTGGCTGCCTTAGTTCCAGTTCTTGCATGTGCTGTTAATGATCTAGAGACTGTCTCAACTGAAGTGGTACCTGCGACTGTTTCCTTGGTGTCTGTTATGCCTACAAGAGCTGCTGCGGTTGCTGAAGTTGCTCATGCTACTGTTGAGTCCGTTGTTGTTCCGTCCTCTGTCAGCGAAGATCTCTCGCCAGCGGTCAACCTTAGCAGTATGCCACCTCGTCTCAGATGCAAGAATAAAGGTTTCCTCGCTTGGTACGGCGCCTGTCCATCTTCGAGGCAGCCAAGCTCGGTCCCCCCACAGGAACCTAGGGATATCTTCGTCTGTTCGGAACAGTTGTCTGCCAACCCAATTCTGTCTCCACCTCAGGATCCTGATAGCACGAGATCGCCACCTCCGACATTGAGTGGCCCCTCAGCTGCTGAGCAAATCAGAAGAGCTCTAGCAGGTCTAAGTCCAGAAGGATCTATTCACTCTGCTTCACTCTCTCCAGGTCGGGTGCCAGTCATTACTTCCAATGACACTACTGCTGCGCAGGACTTTGCTTTTGGGGAACCAGATCCAGTTAACATATCAGGAGACAGTGACGATGATATTCTTGATATCTTTATCCCCTTTGTTGACATGAGAGTAACTGCTCATTACGCCACTGCTTATGTTACCCCTCCATGTGAATGCCCTGGCAGAGTAATTCGAAAAGCAATGCAGGATGCTCACCCTCGTTTTCAGTTCACTCTCATCTCAGCTTGTAGAGGTGCAATGACTCTAAGATTTATTCACAGTCAGGACAGAGACTTTGCAGTTGATCACCAGGAGAATCTTACAGCTGAAGGCCACTTGGTTAGGCTTGAACGGCCTGAGGACAGTGCGGCTCGCTTCATTCAACACAACACTATGCTGTCCGAACTAGACTGTATTGACTTCCCGCCAGAGATGTTGTTCCCTAACAAGATAAGAAATGCTTTTGAAAATTACGGCGAGCTGATGGAAGTAGATGATCAATGCCTCTATGGGGACGAACAATCCTCTCTGCGTCTTGTTGTTCTGCACTATCCTGGCAAGAGGATGAGCCCTAGATTTCGGCTGCGCTACAATTTGGGGATTGTCTGCACTGTCTATGTCAGGGTTCTAAGAACATGGGAGCTGGCCATGAACGTGGATGAAGATGGAAATTACATTAAGCATTATGAACAGTTTCTATTCCCTCATCAGTTGGATCCTCCCCGTTCAGGACCAACTGT harbors:
- the LOC4351086 gene encoding endochitinase A isoform X1, encoding MRGRGERGDLAGDGPTTAAVTSGGRSSALTIDLPPLLPSPAGISKLRLPSPARALNLSQVRPGEAFQNLILHLFHCPVTPIATTLGPSKIIPTPIWLCAAPSKPLNSLYVKNALNFWFSSSFSSFSVSSLGFGLFLSHVANKDVATSLFLAGSSVLKSAGLSIHLTKDSAAKDIQENVTRFLVQFEGSSSVPSLVGEKVVPALQTVKPAFTATSRHIGCSQQSSKTSTPSVPTGPALKSVYCPVTNSFRDALLSQPKPKPPARSATSRLPSRGRKNLTMLNRCFRCLGSDHQVKDCRDPLICASCRRAGHRQDSCRSSMASNISPRRSSSSFHPSTANSTSRFTTRWVRRALNTPAPPPPRLPTAPYPRSNHSSPPPDNLAIVPYVPPLTHVDAQLEDVIAMLESSLCSSPVRSVTAGPLVPMEVSENAVTSSVASPLPDVRNALVCVQDSSISVAALVPVLACAVNDLETVSTEVVPATVSLVSVMPTRAAAVAEVAHATVESVVVPSSVSEDLSPAVNLSSMPPRLRCKNKGFLAWYGACPSSRQPSSVPPQEPRDIFVCSEQLSANPILSPPQDPDSTRSPPPTLSGPSAAEQIRRALAGLSPEGSIHSASLSPGRVPVITSNDTTAAQDFAFGEPDPVNISGDSDDDILDIFIPFVDMRVTAHYATAYVTPPCECPGRVIRKAMQDAHPRFQFTLISACRGAMTLRFIHSQDRDFAVDHQENLTAEGHLVRLERPEDSAARFIQHNTMLSELDCIDFPPEMLFPNKIRNAFENYGELMEVDDQCLYGDEQSSLRLVVLHYPGKRMSPRFRLRYNLGIVCTVYVRVLRTWELAMNVDEDGNYIKHYEQFLFPHQLDPPRSGPTVGPEAELDNLNQAPSNQISNNQGLQNRGRLLAILPAASTVFIEEISDTPEIFVPPSIHSAPSSIHDCLQDLVPSDTENEHELSARKRRRQKKRTIDSDVKRRYSERLAAKEGHLYISMESKAARAKKLKEQLAKCSSKLNDAVHKHNLLDLNFKTTPKALEDLAIACSLNDHDIAQLRKVFSSVD